Part of the Sodalinema gerasimenkoae IPPAS B-353 genome is shown below.
GTGTGAGTCATCGTGATGTTCTAAGTGTTATCACGGACATTCTCCTCGCCAAGATAACGAACACTATCATAAAAGTCAAGGGGATAGTCCAGATAAATCGTTGACATGTACGGGAAAACACTTAGGTGGATGTGCTGGATCGGGTCTCTTGAATCTCTACTCTGTGATCTATTATCACTCAAGAATCCGTATTTTTACGGATGGCTTTCCTTTATATTAACATTTTTAATCCAAGGGGTAAGCGAGCCTAATTCATAGCGTTGTAGCGATTATTGTAACCAGATGAGAGCGGATACAACGAGCCGAAAACAAGACACTCAAGAGTTTTGCTACTGTTGAGTGTTGACGATATTACTGTTCATAAGTCTATGACTGACTTGGAGCGTCTTGAATCCCTGAAAGCCGGAGTCTTCAGTGCCATCATGGCGGTGTTGGTGGACAGTGCGGCGGCTATCTATCTCAGTTCTCGGGCCGGGGAACTGGGATTGCGTCTGGGGATTGTGGCCCTGAGTGGCTTTTTGTTTGGCGTTACCTATCGCTATGCCGTGCGCGGAGATTCTAACCCCCATCTTAAATCTGGGGTGATTGGGGCCTTTGGCTTAGTGCGTGGCTTGGCCCAACTAGAAGGATTAGAGATTCCCGAGGGCATCACGGCGATCGCCCTGTTATCCCTGTTTGAGAGTTTGGGCCTGTTTGGGATAGCTGGAATTGGCTTAGATTTCGCCCTGAAACGGCAGTGGGTGAAACCGATGTTGTAGGCAAACTGTTACTGTGAAACTAATGCAACGATTTATGGAGTAAGCGATGACATCTATCAACGTCGGCGATCGCGCCCCCAACTTCAGCCTCAAGAACCAAAACGGCGAATCCGTGAGCCTCAGCGACTTTAAGGGGGAAAAAGCCGTAGTGCTGTATTTCTACCCCAAAGACAACACCCCCGGCTGTACCGCCGAATCCTGTGCCTTCCGAGACAGTTATACCACCTTCAGCGATGCGGGAGCCGAAGTGATTGGCATTAGTGGCGATTCCGTCTCCTCCCATAAGCAATTCGCCCAAAAACACAACCTCCCCTTTACCCTCCTGAGTGATCAGGGAAACCAGGTGCGTAAACTCTACGGAGTTCCCGACACCGTATTATTTATTCTCCCCGGTCGTGTCACCTATGTCATCGACAAAGAGGGCATTGTCCGTCATATTTTCAACTCCCAACTGAACTTCCAGGGACATATCAACGAATCCCTGAAAGTCCTCCAAGCTGCCTAAGTTTAGCCACCTAGTCGGGGCATAAATCCGGGTTAGGAACCTGGGCCAGGGCGGCAGTTAAGACTTCGGCCCCAGCACCGGGAATATGAGCATGATCGCTGAGATAGCGTTTCCAAGCTTTCGTTCCCGGCTGGCCCGTAAACAGTTGCAACATATGACGGGAAATACTGTGGAGTTTATAGCCATGGGCCACCCAGCGATCGCAATAGCCGAGCATTCCCTCTACCACCTGGGAGCGGGTGGGAAGAGGATAGTCCTCCCCATACATATCCCGATCCACCGTCGCCAGTAAAAAGGGATTATCATAGGCGGCCCGGCCCACCATCACCGCGTCCACATACTGATATTGCTCGCGAATCTGGGTTAACTCTTTGAAGCCGCCATTAATTTCAATAAACAGGTGGGGAAAGTCCCGTTTGAGACGGTAGACATCCTCATAACGCAACGGGGGAACTGTGCGATTTTCCTTGGGACTGAGTCCCTTCAGCCAAGCTTTGCGAGCATGAACCGTAAACCGCTGACATCCGGCCTCCGAGACAATGCGCACAAACTCCGCCATATCCTCATAGCGATCGCACTCATCGACTCCGATGCGATGCTTCACCGTCACCGGAATTTTCACCGCTTGCGTCATGGCCGTGATGGCCTCGGCGACGCGTTGAGGCTCTTGCATCAAACAGGCCCCAAAATTGCCATTCTGGACGCGATCGCTCGGACAGCCTACATTCAAGTTGACCTCGTCATAGCCCAAATCCTGAGCGATGCGGGCACATTCAGCCAATTCCCGAGGATCATCTCCCCCAACTTGCAGGGCCAGGGGTTTTTCTTCTGGAGAAAAGCCCAAGAGTTTGGCCCGTTTTCCATGCAAAATTGCCCCTGTTGTCAACATTTCTGTATAAAGCAAGGGGCGGCGTGCGATTTGCCGAAGGAAAAAGCGAAAGTGGCGATCCGTCCGATCCATCATGGGGGCAATACTGAGGGGATTCCCAACAAGCTTTGCACCCTGTACCACCGTTTCGCCTCGTGAAGACTCGGCAACAGTCGCAGTCGTCGTCATAGTCATAAATACTTACTGGTACATCTTACCATTGCGGCTCCCTCGTTGTATCGTATCTTAGAAACCGATGGACTGCGATCGCCCATTGTGTGACAAATTTTGAACTTGACCTGTGACTGTTCCTTCTTCTCAACCCGGCCTC
Proteins encoded:
- a CDS encoding peroxiredoxin; translation: MTSINVGDRAPNFSLKNQNGESVSLSDFKGEKAVVLYFYPKDNTPGCTAESCAFRDSYTTFSDAGAEVIGISGDSVSSHKQFAQKHNLPFTLLSDQGNQVRKLYGVPDTVLFILPGRVTYVIDKEGIVRHIFNSQLNFQGHINESLKVLQAA
- the dusA gene encoding tRNA dihydrouridine(20/20a) synthase DusA; protein product: MMDRTDRHFRFFLRQIARRPLLYTEMLTTGAILHGKRAKLLGFSPEEKPLALQVGGDDPRELAECARIAQDLGYDEVNLNVGCPSDRVQNGNFGACLMQEPQRVAEAITAMTQAVKIPVTVKHRIGVDECDRYEDMAEFVRIVSEAGCQRFTVHARKAWLKGLSPKENRTVPPLRYEDVYRLKRDFPHLFIEINGGFKELTQIREQYQYVDAVMVGRAAYDNPFLLATVDRDMYGEDYPLPTRSQVVEGMLGYCDRWVAHGYKLHSISRHMLQLFTGQPGTKAWKRYLSDHAHIPGAGAEVLTAALAQVPNPDLCPD